In Candidatus Epulonipiscium viviparus, one DNA window encodes the following:
- the radC gene encoding RadC family protein gives MIPHERLVEDGACELSDIDLMTILLHNGIADQSVRDLAKLLLTDKHGEIQLKTLKDLKYDTLKSIKGIGKMKAIQLVAIVEIAKRLHVPKPMQLIDLKNPEDVAGLFVEEFENKFQEMFYALYLDSKLGLIKKHCISIGTLNMTIVHARDVFRPAIEVCANSLIVVHNHPSGDPEPSKQDITITRDLQFVGEVIKIPLLDHVIVGDGDFRSLRQMGILENQKNIL, from the coding sequence ATGATACCACATGAAAGGTTAGTAGAAGATGGTGCATGCGAACTTAGTGACATAGATCTGATGACAATATTATTGCATAATGGAATCGCCGATCAAAGTGTTAGGGATTTGGCAAAGTTATTACTAACCGATAAACATGGTGAAATTCAGTTAAAAACTCTTAAAGATTTAAAATATGATACGCTTAAGTCTATAAAGGGAATTGGGAAAATGAAGGCAATTCAATTGGTGGCTATTGTGGAAATAGCAAAGAGACTTCATGTGCCAAAGCCAATGCAATTGATAGATTTAAAAAATCCTGAAGATGTTGCAGGTCTTTTTGTAGAAGAATTCGAAAATAAGTTTCAAGAGATGTTTTATGCATTGTATTTAGATAGTAAATTGGGATTGATTAAAAAGCATTGCATTTCGATAGGAACATTAAATATGACAATTGTGCATGCTAGAGATGTGTTTAGGCCTGCAATCGAAGTTTGTGCAAATTCCTTAATAGTGGTTCATAATCACCCGAGTGGAGATCCTGAGCCAAGCAAACAAGATATTACAATAACTAGAGATTTGCAATTTGTGGGTGAAGTGATAAAAATCCCCCTTCTTGACCATGTAATAGTAGGAGATGGAGACTTTAGGAGTTTGAGACAGATGGGGATACTCGAAAATCAGAAAAATATTTTATAA
- a CDS encoding rod shape-determining protein: protein MFGKDMGIDLGTANTLVFVKGRGIVVNEPSVVAIKERTNQILAVGDEAKQMIGRVPGNIVAIRPLRDGVIADFNTTEAMIRYFIGKAQKQSFFSIKPRVIVCVPSGVTTVERRAVEEATIKAGAKQALIMEEPMAAAIGSNLHVEEPNGNMVVDIGGGTTDVAVISLGGIVSSKSLRIAGDEFDEYIVSYIKKEYNLMIGERTSEQIKMTIGAALESEIDAKTMEIRGRDLVTGLPKILSISSGEITNAIKEPVTAIVEAIKATLEKTPPELAADIMESGIVLTGGGALLSGLDVLISLETGMPVRVADEPLDCVARGTGLALENIEKWSGLFEDDK, encoded by the coding sequence ATGTTTGGTAAAGACATGGGAATAGATTTGGGAACGGCTAACACTCTAGTTTTTGTGAAGGGGCGTGGCATAGTTGTAAACGAGCCATCTGTTGTGGCTATTAAAGAAAGAACGAATCAAATTTTGGCAGTTGGAGATGAAGCAAAACAGATGATAGGGCGTGTGCCTGGAAATATTGTAGCGATTAGACCGCTTAGAGATGGAGTAATTGCAGATTTTAATACTACAGAGGCAATGATTAGATACTTTATAGGCAAAGCACAAAAGCAATCATTTTTTTCGATAAAGCCGCGAGTTATTGTGTGTGTGCCATCTGGCGTTACCACCGTGGAGCGTCGAGCGGTAGAGGAGGCAACGATTAAGGCCGGGGCAAAGCAGGCTCTTATAATGGAAGAGCCAATGGCGGCAGCGATAGGGTCAAATCTTCATGTAGAAGAGCCAAATGGAAATATGGTTGTGGATATAGGTGGTGGAACTACAGATGTGGCGGTTATATCTTTGGGAGGGATTGTTTCTAGCAAATCGCTAAGGATAGCAGGAGACGAGTTTGATGAATACATTGTTTCTTATATAAAGAAAGAATATAATTTAATGATAGGTGAAAGAACTTCGGAGCAAATAAAGATGACTATTGGCGCAGCATTAGAGTCGGAAATAGATGCAAAAACTATGGAAATTAGAGGACGAGATTTGGTAACAGGCTTGCCAAAAATTTTGTCTATATCTTCGGGAGAAATAACGAATGCAATCAAAGAGCCAGTTACAGCAATTGTAGAAGCGATAAAAGCTACATTAGAAAAAACTCCACCAGAACTTGCGGCAGATATTATGGAAAGCGGAATCGTTTTAACAGGAGGCGGAGCATTGCTTAGTGGACTTGATGTATTAATAAGCCTAGAAACAGGGATGCCTGTTAGAGTGGCCGACGAGCCTTTGGACTGTGTGGCGAGAGGAACAGGGCTTGCTTTAGAAAATATTGAAAAATGGTCGGGTTTGTTTGAAGATGATAAGTAA
- the mreC gene encoding rod shape-determining protein MreC — protein MKLPSKLNKKLAIIIASACIMMSVIIRVGNYYNIPILGTIDDLITYPVEKSINVVQNKLHFILSYFENINKKDHYIKNLEYENEKLLYENVKAGVLEKENTLLKGLLNIQDRYEDYPGSGANVIGKDPGNWYKSFTIDKGNIAGIYKHDIVLANGGLVGVINDSGPLSSTVLSIIDDRSSISVEIIRTKDTGILNGQIELSNKGLAALEVDINADIVVGDQIITSHISDKFPPGILVGEIVNVIETNNGLVRNAIVKPTVDFELLRYVFLIKKNEEFE, from the coding sequence ATGAAATTGCCATCAAAATTGAATAAAAAACTTGCTATTATTATAGCCAGTGCCTGTATAATGATGTCAGTTATTATCAGAGTGGGCAATTACTATAATATTCCAATATTAGGGACTATTGATGATCTGATAACTTATCCTGTAGAAAAGAGTATAAACGTTGTGCAAAATAAATTACATTTCATCTTGAGTTACTTTGAAAATATAAATAAAAAAGATCATTATATCAAAAATTTAGAGTATGAAAATGAAAAGCTTTTGTATGAAAACGTTAAAGCAGGAGTGCTGGAAAAAGAAAATACGCTTTTAAAAGGGCTATTAAATATACAAGATAGGTATGAAGATTATCCTGGATCGGGAGCTAATGTAATAGGTAAGGATCCAGGTAATTGGTATAAATCATTTACCATTGATAAAGGAAATATAGCAGGGATATATAAACATGATATTGTGTTGGCTAATGGAGGATTAGTGGGTGTGATAAATGATAGCGGTCCATTGTCATCGACAGTGCTTTCGATTATTGATGATAGAAGTTCTATAAGTGTGGAGATCATTAGAACAAAGGATACAGGAATTTTAAACGGACAAATTGAATTGTCAAATAAAGGGCTTGCAGCTTTGGAGGTAGATATAAATGCAGACATCGTGGTGGGTGATCAGATAATAACGTCACATATTAGCGATAAATTTCCACCGGGAATTTTAGTGGGAGAAATTGTAAATGTTATAGAAACAAATAATGGATTGGTCAGGAATGCGATAGTTAAGCCGACTGTAGATTTTGAGTTGCTTAGGTATGTGTTTTTAATAAAAAAAAATGAGGAATTTGAGTGA
- the mreD gene encoding rod shape-determining protein MreD yields MKLRWFITVSILVLAFTLQNTLGDFVRIAGVSPNFLTMIVVAFSLLRGKNEGTIIGFFGGVIYDISYSYIFGIYSVSYMIIGHMCGKLHHFCYRENKILPIMCTGLSSLFLSSVNILRFILIGNINFSYFYFYMMLPELLYTTVLTLIIYRSIYFINDKLENQEKKSRNLF; encoded by the coding sequence GTGAAATTGCGATGGTTTATTACAGTAAGTATATTAGTGCTAGCTTTTACATTACAAAATACTCTTGGTGATTTTGTGAGAATTGCAGGTGTATCGCCAAATTTTTTGACTATGATAGTGGTTGCGTTTTCTTTACTGCGTGGAAAGAATGAAGGAACTATAATAGGTTTTTTTGGTGGAGTGATATATGATATATCGTATAGCTATATATTTGGAATTTATAGTGTGAGTTATATGATAATTGGACATATGTGTGGAAAGTTACATCATTTTTGTTACAGAGAAAATAAAATCTTGCCAATTATGTGTACCGGCTTGTCGAGTTTATTTCTTAGTAGTGTGAATATTTTGAGATTTATTTTAATAGGGAATATCAATTTTTCATATTTTTATTTTTATATGATGTTACCAGAACTTTTATACACTACCGTACTTACTTTAATAATATATAGATCTATATATTTTATAAATGATAAATTGGAAAACCAAGAAAAAAAGTCACGCAATTTGTTTTAA
- a CDS encoding penicillin-binding transpeptidase domain-containing protein, translating into MKKLIKLLSDRLIIMMTGIIVLFLAILLRFYKLQIIDSDRYVNKVQASVERTVEVEATRGLIYDRYGKVLASNEPIHVIKIDLQVRQTQAELNDVILELLKLLRKNGDTFIDNMPISKEAPFNYTSSFWAINRFMYSIPYNGEAQRQELLKKSATEIIEYLKDEYNISDEISDADARDIIAIRTTMYPYSYRQYNSPIVATNVSELSAAYITENYTQYPGVITEFNAKRVYEYGEIIGNIIGYTRTMTDSLYKELKDKGYNEDDVVGHEGIEKSMEEVLRGTNGTSLIEVDTLGRKVNTISESTAIKGNDIFLTIDIDLQQQVFDSIEKRLSEALIVRLEGAKKGVKDISSREMLISMIESSQLLVNKMEIAPKDSMSRKIYETLLNEYINLNSLVQEEMTLQDLLLQWVTDGNSPITDKQIILAMHEQGSLCLTKKTIDDIWQNPRGDGKDILIEQLKNGYLKPSQMAIDPFSAAAAVVDVNTGEVLAMVGYPSVDSSELTNDFNNYYNTLLDDRSMLWNRSIMTVKAPGSIFKMVTAAAGLEEEVITPHDHINCTGLYTKSGDPAPACWIYPITGGGHGEVDLQKALEVSCNYYFFEVAHRLGIKYKETYGGIDSLTQYAEMFGLSKPTGIELPEKAPNISTPETVVSQSISNVLQGLKNMSEESLNRKVEDVASMLKKDLFTDDFYHLDDIENEALYLARYQTDRNMEPIVISTMGEQINEIVETAFYSIQGYLQLNIDNMLNVIIEDTMNNVESMTLKTKAKKALKNQLLTMIGDITLNAIDTNTMDIEINSIIEVYQDAYAELYEDELDKNKNPELINFLYNELVNIESLGNKYKEIVKEQIGYGLVDNLGDYLLQNTNIQWDEGVTIRTAIGQGYNAFSPIQMARYVAAVANGENVYDLKIVGGVFDNKQTQKYLTTANKISGTLDIKDEHIQEIQKGMLRVTQGSSGTSRMLFNGFPIDVAGKTGTAEEANHTHSWFAGFAPADNPQIVVVTSVYNEDNLGSFGSQIAKDVFASYFKVDESENLDTLGDEFLY; encoded by the coding sequence ATGAAAAAATTAATTAAGTTACTTAGTGATCGATTGATCATAATGATGACAGGAATAATAGTTTTATTTTTGGCAATATTATTGCGATTTTATAAATTGCAAATAATAGATTCCGATAGATATGTAAATAAGGTTCAGGCTAGTGTTGAAAGAACTGTAGAGGTGGAGGCAACAAGAGGTTTAATATATGATCGATATGGTAAGGTGCTTGCAAGTAATGAGCCGATTCATGTGATTAAGATCGATTTGCAGGTGCGTCAAACTCAAGCTGAGCTGAATGATGTAATATTGGAGCTGTTAAAGTTATTGAGAAAAAATGGCGATACATTTATTGACAATATGCCAATTTCTAAAGAAGCGCCTTTTAACTATACTTCAAGTTTTTGGGCAATAAATAGATTTATGTATTCTATTCCGTATAATGGCGAAGCACAGCGACAGGAATTATTGAAAAAATCAGCGACAGAAATTATCGAATATTTGAAAGATGAGTATAACATTTCGGACGAAATAAGTGACGCAGATGCGAGGGATATTATAGCGATAAGGACCACGATGTATCCCTATTCTTATAGGCAATATAATTCGCCCATAGTTGCAACGAATGTTTCGGAGCTCAGTGCAGCGTATATAACAGAGAACTATACTCAGTATCCAGGCGTTATTACAGAATTTAATGCAAAACGAGTCTATGAATATGGTGAAATTATTGGAAACATAATAGGATATACAAGAACTATGACAGATAGCTTGTATAAGGAGCTAAAAGACAAAGGCTATAATGAAGATGATGTTGTAGGTCATGAAGGAATCGAAAAATCTATGGAAGAGGTATTGCGTGGAACAAATGGAACTTCACTTATAGAAGTAGATACGCTGGGACGAAAGGTAAATACTATTTCGGAGAGCACAGCTATTAAGGGAAACGATATTTTTTTGACAATCGATATAGATTTACAACAGCAGGTTTTTGATAGCATAGAAAAAAGATTGAGTGAAGCTTTGATTGTGCGTTTGGAAGGTGCCAAAAAAGGTGTTAAAGATATTTCGTCTAGAGAGATGCTTATTTCTATGATTGAAAGCAGTCAATTGCTAGTTAATAAGATGGAGATAGCGCCTAAAGATAGTATGAGCAGAAAGATATATGAGACGTTACTGAATGAGTATATTAATTTAAATAGTTTGGTGCAAGAGGAGATGACACTACAAGACTTATTATTGCAATGGGTAACTGATGGAAATTCTCCAATAACAGATAAGCAAATTATTTTGGCGATGCATGAGCAAGGGTCGCTTTGTCTAACAAAAAAGACGATTGATGATATATGGCAAAATCCAAGAGGCGACGGGAAAGATATTTTAATTGAACAGTTAAAAAACGGATATCTAAAGCCATCTCAAATGGCAATAGATCCCTTTAGTGCAGCGGCTGCGGTAGTGGATGTAAATACTGGCGAAGTGCTTGCGATGGTTGGGTATCCCTCTGTAGATAGTAGCGAGTTGACAAACGACTTTAATAACTATTATAATACATTACTTGATGACAGAAGTATGTTATGGAACAGATCTATTATGACGGTTAAGGCTCCGGGCTCGATATTTAAAATGGTAACGGCGGCAGCTGGTTTAGAAGAAGAAGTAATAACACCGCATGATCATATAAATTGTACAGGATTATACACAAAGTCGGGCGACCCAGCTCCAGCATGTTGGATATATCCCATTACTGGTGGAGGACATGGGGAAGTAGATTTGCAAAAGGCACTTGAGGTGTCGTGTAACTATTACTTTTTTGAAGTGGCGCATAGATTGGGTATCAAATATAAAGAAACTTATGGAGGAATAGACTCGTTAACACAATATGCAGAAATGTTTGGATTATCAAAACCCACAGGCATCGAGCTTCCAGAAAAAGCTCCCAATATTTCAACACCAGAGACAGTTGTTAGTCAAAGTATAAGCAATGTTTTGCAAGGTCTAAAAAATATGAGTGAAGAAAGCTTAAACAGAAAAGTTGAAGATGTTGCTAGTATGCTGAAAAAAGATTTGTTTACTGATGATTTTTATCACTTGGATGATATAGAAAATGAGGCATTATATTTAGCGAGGTATCAAACGGATAGAAATATGGAACCAATAGTGATTTCAACTATGGGAGAGCAGATAAATGAAATTGTGGAAACAGCTTTTTATAGCATTCAAGGATATTTGCAATTAAATATTGATAATATGTTAAATGTTATAATAGAGGATACAATGAACAACGTAGAATCTATGACATTAAAAACAAAAGCTAAAAAAGCGCTGAAAAACCAATTGCTTACAATGATTGGGGATATTACATTAAATGCGATTGACACGAATACGATGGACATAGAAATAAATAGCATAATAGAAGTGTATCAAGATGCTTATGCGGAGTTATATGAAGATGAGCTTGATAAAAATAAAAATCCTGAATTGATTAATTTTTTATACAATGAATTAGTAAATATTGAATCTCTCGGTAATAAATATAAAGAAATTGTTAAAGAACAAATAGGGTATGGGTTAGTAGATAATTTGGGAGATTATTTACTGCAGAACACAAATATTCAATGGGATGAAGGCGTAACTATAAGAACGGCAATTGGACAAGGATATAATGCATTTTCACCTATACAAATGGCCAGATATGTCGCTGCAGTAGCTAATGGAGAAAATGTATATGATTTAAAAATAGTAGGTGGGGTATTTGATAATAAGCAAACACAAAAATATTTGACAACAGCTAACAAAATTAGTGGTACTTTAGATATTAAAGATGAACATATACAAGAAATTCAAAAAGGTATGCTAAGAGTGACACAAGGATCTAGTGGAACTAGTAGAATGTTGTTTAATGGGTTTCCGATTGATGTTGCAGGAAAAACAGGAACAGCAGAAGAAGCGAATCATACACATAGTTGGTTTGCAGGTTTTGCACCAGCAGATAACCCTCAGATAGTTGTTGTTACATCTGTTTATAACGAGGATAATCTAGGAAGCTTTGGTAGTCAGATTGCAAAAGATGTGTTTGCATCTTATTTTAAAGTAGATGAGAGTGAGAATTTAGATACATTAGGGGATGAGTTTTTGTATTAA